A window from Leptothermofonsia sichuanensis E412 encodes these proteins:
- a CDS encoding DUF3110 domain-containing protein: MQVFVLLFNARTDNEGIHTIRIDNRNWVLMFQEEDDATRYALLLEAQDFPSPSVEMMDREEIEAFCQSAGYDCQIVPRGFVPQNDAERLLMVPPETNVDETDWQLDGRKAEEWQLDEPQPEPMADAELERIRRQLEGLL, translated from the coding sequence ATGCAGGTATTTGTTTTACTGTTTAATGCCAGAACGGACAATGAAGGAATTCATACGATTCGAATCGACAATCGTAACTGGGTCTTGATGTTTCAGGAAGAAGATGATGCCACCCGTTATGCCCTCTTGCTGGAAGCCCAGGATTTTCCATCGCCTTCGGTTGAAATGATGGACCGGGAAGAAATTGAAGCGTTCTGCCAGAGCGCCGGGTACGATTGCCAGATTGTTCCCAGAGGATTTGTGCCCCAGAATGATGCCGAGCGACTGCTCATGGTTCCCCCAGAAACGAATGTGGATGAAACTGACTGGCAACTCGACGGACGTAAAGCAGAGGAATGGCAACTGGACGAACCCCAACCCGAACCGATGGCAGATGCTGAGTTGGAGCGGATCCGGCGGCAGTTGGAGGGGCTGTTATGA
- a CDS encoding GAF domain-containing protein, with product MPTSQADSCRQAPGRNIPLRIVLMGSWVLQVLVVIGLTGYFSLHDGQAAIHDHSVVYLGALLLSTALGWLTARWLVIPIRRLNQAARALAEGNLNYRVENQHSIQEINALAQSFNQMAEQLQTSFTALLTSETRLKNIAANVPGAIFRYVLHPDGSDAVLYMNPGCYQLWEVEAEVVRQDAQILWEMIHPDDLPAMQASVAESARTLQPWCQEWRITTPSGQLKWLRGAGNPTLQPNGDVIWDTVILDVSECQIAEQALKIQRDFNQLIAEITSRFVDLNAADLDVEIERTLHLIGTATQVDTSYLFRFNQDAQTMSMTHEWCQSGCPHQRSLAQDIPLSAFPWNMALAQQREIIQVPCIADLPAEAAIDQAGWQRLNIVALLAVPLIQKSMVTGLMGFASFNTPIVWEDEAIRLLSVMGQTIASAQERAQDEHQLFMSEERLRLALKAANQGLYDLNPQTGEAVVSPEYAMMLGYDPDTFHETNARWIERLHPDDRETVVRIYQDYIAGKLPEYKVEFRQRTRTGEWKWILSLGKIVDWDATGQPLRMLGTHTDIDDRKSAEIQLQQTVERERLIRVITERIRQSLDLDEILITTVTQVRQVLQTDRVILFKLEPDGSGNVIQEAVGANWQRILGQTIVDPCFQAQALQRYLGGQERAITDIDDGSLQSCYADFLRQFNIRATLIVPIIQTDVLWGLLIAHQCNQPRQWSEAEIQLLKQLADQVAIALQQSQLYQQLQQLNVSLEQQVQQRTSALQQTLEFESLLQRIADKVRETLDEEQVIYAAVEELARILHTNGCGIGIFDLEQETSTICYARLDAGVPSIHDRVFHFSNYPELYQQLLRGEPFQFCGTFDQSYPTPSTQAKGTLFVSPLVDNRGALGELWLYRTGESIFAETEVRLVQQVANQCAIGIRQSRLYQASQVQVEALEQLHQMKDDFLSTVSHELRSPMTNIKMAIQMVELRLQQQQVNDNRLTTYLQILESACSQELTLINDLLDLQRLEAGMQPLELESIDLNHWLPSITEPFKARAREQHQQLTLALPLNLPTITTDLASFKRIVTELLYNACKYTPPAEKITVTVQIQNTILQIQVCNSGVELPPEELPRLFEKFYRVAGSDRWKHGGTGLGLALVKRLIEHLHGSIAVENAGGWICFTVQLPLSTPQLSRERGCNNL from the coding sequence ATGCCAACGAGCCAAGCTGATAGTTGCCGCCAAGCCCCTGGTCGTAATATTCCCTTACGAATTGTTCTCATGGGTTCCTGGGTACTCCAGGTTTTAGTGGTGATTGGCCTGACCGGCTACTTTTCCTTGCATGACGGGCAGGCTGCCATTCACGACCATTCAGTAGTGTATCTGGGGGCACTGCTGCTGTCTACAGCATTGGGTTGGTTAACTGCCCGTTGGCTTGTCATTCCAATTCGTCGCTTGAACCAGGCTGCCAGAGCACTGGCAGAAGGAAATCTCAACTACCGGGTCGAAAATCAACACAGTATCCAGGAGATCAATGCTCTGGCTCAGTCCTTCAACCAGATGGCAGAGCAATTGCAAACCTCGTTTACGGCCTTGCTTACCAGTGAAACCAGACTTAAGAATATAGCGGCTAATGTGCCGGGAGCAATTTTTCGCTACGTCCTCCATCCCGATGGTTCCGATGCCGTTCTCTATATGAATCCTGGGTGTTATCAGCTTTGGGAAGTCGAGGCGGAGGTGGTTAGGCAAGACGCTCAAATTCTTTGGGAGATGATTCACCCGGATGATTTGCCCGCCATGCAAGCCTCGGTGGCTGAATCGGCTCGGACACTTCAGCCCTGGTGTCAGGAGTGGCGCATTACAACCCCCTCTGGTCAGTTGAAGTGGTTACGGGGTGCCGGGAATCCAACTCTCCAGCCCAATGGCGATGTAATTTGGGATACAGTGATTCTGGATGTCAGTGAGTGCCAGATTGCTGAACAGGCACTCAAGATCCAGCGGGATTTTAACCAACTGATAGCTGAAATCACCAGTCGATTTGTGGATCTCAACGCTGCCGATCTGGATGTCGAGATTGAGCGCACCTTACACCTGATCGGCACAGCAACCCAGGTCGATACCAGCTATCTGTTCAGGTTTAACCAGGATGCCCAGACCATGAGCATGACCCATGAGTGGTGCCAGTCAGGCTGCCCTCACCAGCGTTCTCTGGCCCAGGATATTCCCCTGTCAGCATTTCCGTGGAACATGGCTCTGGCTCAACAGCGAGAAATCATTCAGGTACCCTGCATTGCTGACTTGCCTGCTGAAGCCGCGATCGACCAGGCAGGTTGGCAACGGCTTAACATTGTTGCACTCCTGGCGGTTCCCCTGATTCAAAAATCAATGGTCACCGGACTGATGGGGTTTGCCTCTTTCAACACTCCCATCGTCTGGGAAGACGAAGCCATCCGACTTCTGAGTGTGATGGGGCAAACTATTGCCAGTGCCCAGGAGCGTGCCCAGGATGAACACCAGTTATTCATGAGTGAAGAACGCCTGCGGTTAGCCCTGAAGGCCGCTAATCAGGGACTATATGACCTCAACCCGCAAACTGGCGAAGCGGTGGTGAGTCCTGAATACGCCATGATGTTGGGGTACGATCCGGATACCTTCCACGAAACAAACGCCAGATGGATTGAACGCCTGCATCCGGATGATCGCGAAACGGTTGTCCGCATCTATCAAGACTATATTGCCGGGAAGTTGCCGGAATATAAGGTAGAATTTCGCCAGCGCACGCGCACTGGTGAATGGAAATGGATTCTTTCCCTGGGAAAGATTGTTGATTGGGATGCTACAGGACAACCGTTGCGAATGCTGGGAACCCATACAGACATTGATGATCGCAAATCGGCTGAAATTCAGTTACAGCAGACAGTTGAACGAGAACGCCTGATACGTGTGATTACGGAACGAATTCGCCAATCCCTCGATCTGGATGAAATTTTGATAACAACAGTAACTCAAGTGCGCCAGGTCTTGCAGACCGATCGCGTGATTCTGTTCAAGCTAGAACCCGATGGTTCGGGCAATGTCATCCAGGAGGCGGTGGGTGCAAACTGGCAAAGGATTTTGGGTCAAACCATTGTCGATCCCTGCTTTCAAGCACAGGCTCTCCAGCGATACCTGGGTGGGCAGGAACGAGCAATCACAGACATTGATGATGGTAGCCTTCAATCCTGTTATGCCGATTTTCTCAGACAATTCAATATCCGGGCGACTCTAATTGTTCCCATTATTCAAACGGATGTTCTGTGGGGACTGTTAATTGCCCATCAATGTAACCAGCCCCGTCAGTGGTCTGAAGCAGAAATTCAACTATTGAAGCAACTGGCCGATCAGGTCGCGATCGCCCTGCAGCAATCTCAGCTCTATCAACAGTTGCAACAGTTGAATGTCAGTTTAGAACAGCAGGTCCAGCAGCGAACCAGTGCCCTTCAGCAGACCCTGGAATTTGAATCGCTGCTGCAACGAATTGCTGATAAGGTGCGAGAAACCCTGGATGAGGAACAGGTCATTTATGCGGCAGTAGAAGAACTGGCACGAATTCTGCATACCAATGGCTGTGGCATTGGCATCTTTGATTTAGAGCAAGAAACATCGACCATTTGCTATGCCAGACTGGATGCAGGTGTACCCAGCATTCACGATCGGGTCTTCCACTTCTCAAACTACCCTGAACTGTACCAACAACTGCTGCGGGGTGAACCATTTCAATTTTGTGGCACCTTCGACCAATCCTACCCAACCCCCTCCACTCAGGCAAAGGGAACACTATTTGTATCTCCCCTGGTCGATAATCGGGGTGCCCTCGGTGAACTGTGGCTGTATCGAACAGGGGAAAGCATCTTTGCCGAGACAGAAGTGCGCCTGGTACAACAGGTCGCAAACCAGTGTGCAATTGGCATCCGCCAGTCTCGTCTTTACCAGGCATCACAGGTTCAGGTGGAGGCTCTGGAACAACTCCATCAAATGAAAGACGATTTTTTGAGCACGGTTTCCCATGAACTGAGATCGCCCATGACCAACATCAAAATGGCGATTCAAATGGTGGAATTGAGACTCCAGCAACAACAGGTCAATGACAATCGTCTGACCACATACCTCCAGATCCTGGAATCAGCCTGTAGTCAAGAACTTACCCTGATCAATGACCTGCTGGATCTGCAACGGCTGGAAGCCGGAATGCAGCCGCTGGAGCTAGAAAGCATTGACTTAAATCACTGGCTGCCGTCTATTACCGAGCCGTTCAAAGCCCGTGCCCGGGAGCAACATCAGCAGTTAACGCTGGCTTTGCCGCTCAACCTGCCCACAATTACAACCGATTTAGCCAGCTTCAAACGCATTGTCACAGAGCTACTCTACAACGCCTGCAAATATACCCCACCCGCTGAAAAGATCACGGTTACAGTCCAGATCCAGAACACCATTTTGCAAATTCAAGTCTGTAATTCAGGGGTCGAGTTGCCCCCTGAAGAATTACCCCGCCTGTTTGAGAAGTTTTACCGGGTGGCAGGTAGCGATCGCTGGAAACATGGTGGGACTGGACTGGGACTGGCACTGGTCAAACGTCTGATAGAGCACCTGCATGGCTCCATTGCAGTTGAAAATGCCGGCGGTTGGATCTGTTTTACCGTTCAGTTACCACTCTCTACTCCCCAATTGTCTAGGGAACGAGGATGTAATAACCTATAA
- a CDS encoding alpha-D-glucose phosphate-specific phosphoglucomutase produces the protein MPILTVTTIPFADQKPGTSGLRKKVSTFQQPHYLENFIQSIFDSLTGYQGQTLVVGGDGRYYNQQAIQIILKMAAANGFGRVLVGQQGILSTPAVSCVIRKNQAIGGIILSASHNPGGPQADFGVKYNTGNGGPAPEPVTEAIFARSQKIRQYRILNAGDVRLDRLGTTQLAGMEVEVIDPVADYLALMESLFDFDRIHQLLAGGYFRLKVDAMHAVTGPYAQTIFEHTLGAPAGTVIRGIPLEDFGGGHPDPNLVYARELVGHLFGDDAPDFGAASDGDGDRNLILGPHFFVTPSDSLAVLTANAHLVPGYKSGLVGVARSMPTSQAVDRVAARLGIACYETPTGWKFFGNLLDAGKATLCGEESFGTGSNHLREKDGLWAVLFWLNLLAVRQQPVSQIVKEHWQRYGRHYYSRHDYEGVDSDRANALIQRLREQIPSLRGKHFHPYQVEYSDDFSYSDPVDGSVSQNQGIRLGFTDGSRIVFRLSGTGTQGATLRVYLERYEPNIARHNLDSQKALADLIAIAEEVAQIRSLTQRNQPTVII, from the coding sequence ATGCCAATTCTGACGGTCACAACCATCCCGTTTGCGGATCAAAAGCCCGGGACTTCTGGTCTACGAAAAAAGGTTTCTACGTTTCAGCAGCCGCATTATCTGGAAAACTTCATCCAATCGATTTTTGACAGTCTCACTGGCTATCAGGGTCAGACCCTTGTGGTTGGGGGAGATGGACGCTATTACAACCAGCAGGCGATTCAGATTATTTTGAAAATGGCAGCCGCCAATGGCTTTGGGCGAGTGCTGGTGGGTCAGCAGGGCATTTTATCAACGCCAGCGGTATCCTGTGTGATTCGCAAAAACCAGGCGATTGGTGGGATTATTCTGTCCGCCAGTCATAACCCAGGGGGACCCCAGGCAGACTTCGGAGTGAAATACAACACTGGCAATGGGGGACCGGCTCCAGAACCAGTCACTGAAGCCATCTTTGCCCGTAGCCAGAAGATTCGTCAGTACCGCATCTTGAACGCCGGGGATGTCAGGCTCGATCGCTTGGGCACGACCCAATTGGCTGGCATGGAGGTTGAAGTGATTGATCCAGTGGCTGATTACCTGGCCCTTATGGAGTCGTTGTTTGACTTCGATCGCATCCATCAACTCCTGGCAGGCGGCTACTTCCGTCTGAAGGTGGATGCCATGCACGCCGTGACTGGACCCTACGCTCAAACTATTTTTGAACACACCCTGGGGGCACCGGCTGGCACGGTTATCCGTGGCATTCCCCTAGAAGACTTTGGCGGTGGTCATCCTGACCCTAATCTGGTCTATGCCCGTGAGTTAGTGGGTCATCTATTTGGCGATGATGCTCCGGATTTTGGTGCCGCATCCGATGGGGATGGCGATCGCAATCTGATTCTGGGTCCCCATTTTTTTGTAACCCCCAGCGATAGTCTGGCTGTTCTCACGGCAAATGCCCATCTGGTGCCGGGATACAAATCTGGACTGGTCGGAGTGGCTCGATCCATGCCAACCAGCCAGGCCGTGGACCGGGTTGCGGCACGGTTGGGCATTGCCTGCTATGAAACACCCACTGGCTGGAAGTTCTTTGGCAATTTATTAGATGCGGGCAAAGCGACATTGTGTGGCGAAGAAAGTTTTGGAACTGGCTCGAACCATCTGCGCGAGAAGGATGGACTGTGGGCCGTGCTATTCTGGCTCAACCTGCTGGCAGTGCGGCAGCAACCCGTCAGCCAGATTGTTAAGGAACACTGGCAGCGATATGGACGCCATTACTACTCCCGGCATGATTACGAAGGGGTGGACAGCGATCGCGCCAACGCTTTAATCCAGAGGCTCCGTGAGCAAATACCCTCTCTTAGAGGTAAACACTTTCATCCCTATCAGGTTGAGTACTCCGATGACTTCTCTTATAGTGATCCGGTAGATGGTAGCGTCAGTCAAAATCAAGGCATCCGGCTTGGCTTTACAGACGGTTCCCGAATTGTGTTTCGCCTCTCTGGAACGGGCACTCAGGGGGCAACCCTGAGGGTTTACCTGGAGCGATATGAACCCAACATTGCCCGGCACAACCTCGATTCCCAAAAAGCGCTGGCGGACTTAATTGCGATCGCGGAAGAAGTTGCCCAGATCCGCTCCTTGACCCAAAGGAACCAGCCAACCGTCATCATCTGA
- a CDS encoding EAL domain-containing protein, producing the protein MLCAAMGAPSAEKKRKKTLSASKILQHLDKWRHYGMGLLVSVELKVIIVTSLTASCLVLSVRQLGGLQLSECTVFDRMMQMKPAPSPDPRLLVVGISEADIRIQNHWPLPDQVIATALINLQKHNPRVIGLDIFRDIAIAPGHELLTDQLQRPNVIAINYLGNTPEERIPPPPGLPVQRVGFSDLVSDPDGVVRRNLMFASDGIDTYPSFSLQLARLYLQHQGIGSQLTEQQEFQLGQTVFPKLRSTAGGYQTADTEGYQILLNYRAATDAVRQVTLQEVLLGEVDPSWIEGRIVLIGATAPSVKDLHYTPYSSRKEGNRQMPGVVVHAQMVSQVLSAVLDKQPLFWFWADWLEMLWIAGWAVVGSLLGWRVRHWLVLGVTSGVALGVLFCFSFGLFTQAGWVPVVAPALAMVVAGAAAVAYRVVYSTFHDPLTGLPNRSLFLQRLNRFLQATSKSSRPGHSQPDSRQFAVLFLDLDRFKVVNDHLGHDIGDCLLVNTSQRLKGCLRSGDLLARVGGDEFAILLKGVGHLEQATCIASQLQEKMATPFWIQNQEIFTSVSVGIALSQGEPGHKPEDLLRDAHTAMYQAKALGKARQEVFATGMRIQIVRRLQLEADLRRALEQEEFQLHYQPIVSLITGETAGFEALVRWHHPQNGFISPAEFIPVAEESGLIVPLGQWVIQTACQQIKQWQTDFKTDLPLMISVNLSGQQFTQPDLVEFIEATLETLELDGRSLKLEITESVAMQDVEAAIAMLARLKTLNLQVSIDDFGTGYSSLSYLYRFPVDTLKIDRSFISRMDDTGDDAAIVQTIVGLAHSLNMNVVAEGVETAAQLARLQTMHCEYGQGYFFSKPVPVQSATALLAAKTHWLER; encoded by the coding sequence ATGCTTTGTGCTGCAATGGGTGCACCATCTGCTGAAAAAAAGAGAAAAAAAACCCTTTCAGCTTCCAAGATCTTGCAGCACCTGGACAAGTGGCGGCATTATGGCATGGGGCTGCTGGTTTCAGTTGAGCTAAAAGTAATTATTGTTACCAGTCTGACTGCTTCCTGTCTGGTTTTGAGTGTGCGTCAGTTGGGCGGGTTGCAGCTTTCCGAATGCACGGTCTTTGACCGGATGATGCAGATGAAACCCGCCCCAAGCCCGGATCCCCGGTTGCTGGTGGTCGGCATCAGTGAAGCGGATATTCGGATCCAGAACCACTGGCCCCTTCCCGATCAGGTGATTGCGACTGCGCTGATCAATCTGCAAAAGCACAATCCACGGGTGATTGGGCTGGATATTTTTCGGGATATTGCGATCGCCCCAGGGCACGAATTGTTGACCGATCAGCTTCAACGTCCCAATGTGATTGCAATCAATTATCTGGGCAATACCCCAGAAGAACGGATTCCCCCACCGCCTGGGTTGCCCGTACAGCGTGTAGGGTTCAGTGACTTGGTTTCTGACCCGGACGGGGTGGTTCGTCGTAACCTTATGTTTGCTTCAGATGGGATCGACACCTACCCTTCGTTTTCGCTCCAGTTAGCGCGGCTTTATTTGCAGCACCAGGGTATCGGTTCCCAACTAACGGAACAGCAAGAATTTCAACTGGGGCAGACGGTGTTTCCAAAACTGCGATCGACAGCCGGTGGCTATCAAACAGCAGATACTGAGGGATACCAGATCCTGTTGAACTATCGGGCGGCAACCGATGCTGTGCGCCAGGTGACTTTGCAAGAGGTCTTGCTGGGGGAGGTTGACCCCAGTTGGATTGAGGGCAGGATTGTCTTGATTGGGGCAACTGCTCCCAGTGTGAAAGATTTGCACTACACTCCCTACAGTTCCAGGAAAGAGGGCAACCGCCAGATGCCAGGAGTGGTCGTTCATGCCCAAATGGTCAGTCAGGTGTTGAGTGCAGTCCTGGATAAACAGCCTCTATTCTGGTTCTGGGCAGACTGGCTGGAAATGCTCTGGATTGCTGGTTGGGCTGTAGTCGGTAGCCTTCTGGGCTGGCGGGTCCGGCACTGGCTGGTGTTGGGGGTAACCAGTGGGGTAGCCCTGGGGGTTCTGTTCTGCTTCAGTTTTGGGCTGTTTACCCAGGCAGGCTGGGTACCAGTAGTGGCTCCGGCACTGGCAATGGTGGTTGCGGGTGCAGCCGCTGTTGCCTACCGGGTTGTTTACAGCACTTTTCACGATCCTCTAACGGGCTTGCCCAATCGATCGCTATTCTTGCAACGCCTCAACCGATTCCTGCAGGCGACCTCAAAAAGTTCACGCCCCGGTCATTCCCAGCCTGACTCGCGCCAATTTGCCGTCCTCTTCCTGGATCTGGATCGGTTTAAGGTGGTGAATGACCATCTGGGGCACGACATTGGAGATTGCCTCCTGGTCAATACCAGTCAGCGATTAAAAGGCTGCCTGCGTTCTGGTGATCTGCTGGCGCGGGTAGGAGGAGATGAATTTGCAATCCTGCTCAAGGGCGTGGGGCATCTGGAGCAGGCAACCTGCATCGCCAGTCAACTGCAAGAAAAAATGGCAACGCCATTCTGGATTCAAAATCAGGAAATCTTTACCAGTGTTAGTGTGGGCATTGCCCTGAGCCAGGGTGAACCAGGGCACAAACCGGAGGATCTGTTGCGAGACGCCCACACGGCTATGTACCAGGCAAAGGCACTGGGCAAAGCACGGCAGGAGGTGTTTGCCACCGGAATGCGGATTCAGATTGTGCGTCGTTTGCAGTTAGAAGCTGACCTGCGACGGGCGCTGGAGCAGGAAGAATTTCAATTACATTACCAGCCAATTGTGTCTCTAATCACAGGGGAAACTGCCGGGTTTGAAGCCCTGGTGCGGTGGCACCATCCCCAGAATGGCTTTATCTCCCCAGCGGAGTTCATTCCCGTGGCGGAAGAGAGCGGGTTGATTGTTCCCCTGGGCCAGTGGGTGATTCAAACCGCCTGTCAACAAATTAAGCAGTGGCAAACGGACTTCAAAACTGACCTGCCGCTGATGATCAGCGTCAACCTGTCTGGGCAGCAGTTTACCCAACCTGATCTGGTCGAATTTATCGAGGCAACCCTGGAAACGCTGGAGTTGGATGGGCGTAGCCTGAAATTAGAAATTACGGAAAGCGTGGCGATGCAGGATGTTGAAGCCGCGATCGCCATGCTGGCCCGCCTCAAAACCCTCAACCTCCAGGTCAGCATTGATGACTTTGGCACCGGGTATTCATCACTCAGTTATCTCTACCGATTTCCGGTGGATACGTTGAAAATTGATCGCTCCTTCATCAGCCGGATGGATGACACCGGGGATGATGCAGCGATCGTGCAGACGATTGTTGGACTGGCCCACAGTCTGAATATGAATGTGGTGGCGGAAGGAGTGGAAACCGCTGCCCAACTGGCACGACTGCAAACGATGCACTGTGAGTATGGGCAGGGCTATTTTTTTTCAAAACCTGTACCAGTCCAAAGCGCAACTGCCCTTCTGGCGGCTAAAACTCACTGGTTAGAGCGGTGA
- the murQ gene encoding N-acetylmuramic acid 6-phosphate etherase — protein sequence MEDKALGLQYFGDALEERGHLLTEQANPASQNLDQLTSLELVDLFNREDARTIAAIAQARQALAEAIDRITVALRQGGRLFYVGAGTSGRLGVLDAAECPPTFCTSPEQVQGIIAGGAAALVRSSEEIEDRMEDGAEAIAHHQVTSQDVVVGITAGGTTPYVHGALHAARQRGATTIFIACVPVTQASAQVDVDIRLLVGPEVLAGSTRLKAGTVTKLALNILSTGTMVQLGKVYGNRMVDVAVTNKKLHDRALRILCDLTDLTREEAGYLLERSGRKVKLALLMHWTGLEKEAGEKLLADYQGNLRKALTEAIA from the coding sequence ATGGAAGATAAAGCTCTGGGTCTGCAATATTTTGGGGATGCGCTGGAGGAACGGGGGCACCTGCTAACCGAGCAGGCAAACCCTGCAAGCCAGAACCTGGACCAGTTGACTTCCCTGGAACTGGTTGACCTGTTTAACCGGGAAGATGCCAGAACAATTGCTGCGATCGCCCAGGCGCGTCAGGCGTTGGCGGAGGCGATTGACCGGATAACGGTTGCGCTGCGCCAGGGAGGACGATTGTTTTATGTGGGCGCAGGTACCAGCGGACGTCTGGGTGTGCTGGATGCCGCAGAATGCCCCCCCACATTCTGCACTTCCCCAGAGCAGGTCCAGGGTATTATTGCTGGTGGCGCTGCCGCGCTGGTTCGCAGTTCAGAAGAAATTGAAGATCGTATGGAAGATGGTGCAGAGGCGATCGCCCATCATCAGGTCACTAGTCAGGATGTGGTGGTTGGCATCACCGCTGGTGGCACAACTCCCTATGTTCATGGAGCACTGCACGCCGCTCGCCAGCGGGGAGCCACAACCATCTTCATTGCCTGTGTGCCTGTGACCCAGGCAAGCGCCCAGGTCGATGTGGACATCCGCCTGCTGGTGGGTCCAGAGGTGCTGGCAGGCTCAACCCGGTTGAAAGCAGGAACTGTAACCAAACTGGCACTGAACATTCTCTCGACTGGAACAATGGTGCAACTGGGTAAGGTTTACGGCAATCGCATGGTAGATGTTGCCGTTACTAACAAAAAGTTGCACGATCGCGCCCTTCGCATCCTCTGTGACCTGACTGATTTGACGCGAGAAGAAGCGGGCTATCTCTTAGAACGCAGTGGACGCAAGGTCAAGCTTGCCCTTTTGATGCACTGGACCGGGTTAGAGAAAGAAGCAGGCGAAAAGTTGCTGGCTGATTATCAGGGAAATTTGAGAAAGGCACTCACAGAAGCGATCGCCTGA
- a CDS encoding 2-hydroxyacid dehydrogenase yields the protein MKVAVFSTKSYDREFLSAANAAAGDEHELVFFDARLEPKTALLAAGFSAVCGFVNDDMGAETLELLAHQGIRFVVLRSTGFNNVDLDTAAKLGIKVARVTTYSPFSVAEHAVGLILMLNRKLYRAYNRVRDDNFSLDGLLGFDLHGRTVGVVGTGKIGLIFAQIMHGFGCQLLGYDPYPNPRFEAIGAARYVQLPELLENADIISLHLPLFPETHYIINAEAIDQMKPGVMLINTSRGGLINTRAVIEGIKSGKIGYLGIDVYEQEDSLFFEDLSDTVIQDDDFQLLQSFSNVVITAHQGFFTRNALEDITRTTIANLSDFEQGRPCPNEIQPPKNVPVSALA from the coding sequence ATGAAAGTTGCTGTTTTTAGTACCAAATCCTATGACCGTGAATTTCTGAGCGCTGCCAATGCTGCCGCTGGTGATGAGCATGAACTTGTTTTCTTTGATGCCCGTCTGGAACCGAAAACTGCCCTTTTAGCTGCCGGGTTTTCGGCTGTTTGTGGCTTCGTGAATGATGACATGGGGGCAGAGACGCTGGAGTTGCTTGCCCATCAGGGTATCCGTTTTGTTGTCCTGCGCAGCACCGGGTTTAATAATGTAGATCTGGACACGGCAGCAAAATTAGGCATTAAAGTGGCGCGAGTAACCACCTATTCCCCCTTTTCTGTTGCAGAACATGCCGTGGGTCTGATTCTGATGCTGAACCGCAAACTATACCGGGCTTATAATCGGGTGCGGGACGATAATTTTTCCTTAGATGGGTTGTTAGGGTTTGATCTCCACGGTCGCACGGTTGGAGTGGTGGGAACAGGCAAAATCGGGTTAATTTTTGCTCAGATTATGCATGGGTTTGGCTGCCAGCTACTCGGTTATGATCCCTATCCCAATCCCAGGTTTGAGGCAATTGGAGCTGCCCGTTACGTACAACTGCCAGAGTTGCTAGAAAATGCCGACATCATTTCCCTGCATCTGCCCCTATTTCCGGAGACCCATTACATCATCAATGCAGAGGCGATCGACCAGATGAAACCAGGGGTGATGTTGATTAATACCAGTCGGGGTGGGTTGATCAACACCAGAGCCGTGATTGAGGGCATCAAATCTGGCAAAATTGGCTACCTGGGAATTGATGTTTATGAACAGGAAGATAGCCTCTTTTTCGAGGATTTATCAGATACGGTGATTCAGGATGACGACTTCCAACTGCTACAATCGTTCTCCAATGTAGTCATCACTGCCCATCAAGGGTTCTTCACCCGTAATGCCCTAGAAGACATTACCCGCACCACGATCGCCAATCTGAGTGATTTTGAACAGGGTCGCCCCTGTCCGAATGAAATTCAACCTCCAAAGAATGTGCCAGTCAGTGCATTGGCTTGA